From one Stigmatopora nigra isolate UIUO_SnigA chromosome 8, RoL_Snig_1.1, whole genome shotgun sequence genomic stretch:
- the LOC144200093 gene encoding neprilysin-like, which translates to MPVYSIVAKFPDASGDSLQLSAESEELTMTENNVPKTAKKTRWTSREVGLIAVVALLLIIVVALIIVFATQQTAEICTTADCTRSAARLIENMDSSVDPCDNFYQYACGGWIKKNIIPETSSRYSTFVVLRDELTVVLKGVLEKNVEDESEALRKAKNLYRSCCNESLTEEKGGGPLLMSLPDLQEWPIAVDNWDANYGKTWRVEDVLAKLTVKYQNPLLVSMYVDIDERDSKSHIIHFEQQHTLDLWSKSHYACNGSYEEACRLYKQFAIDLVKLIRTDRGLSFNETIVEEEVTRIMELERRIAEANDPPSVSSDRELRYNKMELGDLNSNFTFEVETMPFNWSYFTAQIMNTVNITVTDTEEVINLNPNYFKKLNQLLARFTKRDVQNYLMWGFASQVVVHLSRAYKDTAKAFKKAMNGATAEEPMWRQCVGFVSSAMYNAVGRLYVQEAFSDNSKKMMEDMIKEIRDVFISNLKELTWMDAVTKKAAEEKVRAIREQIGYSDSIMDDQYLNNEYKELNYSTKEYFENIVHTASYNNKRMLQKLRVEVNKDEWVSGAAIINAFYSSKNIIIFPAGILQPPFFSKGQPASLNYGGIGMVIGHEVMHGFDNIGRKYDKNGDLKDWWTEDSAQRFLELSACIVDQYANFSWDLANGLNLKGNNTLGENIADNGGVRHAYQAYKNNVKKHGEEAQLPGLHLNHDQLFFLNFAQIWCGTYRLEDALSSIQSDRHSPGEFRVLGSLQNFPEFAKAYNCNSSSYMVSDKVCRVW; encoded by the exons GTGATTCTTTACAATTGTCTGCAGAAAGTGAAGAACTGACAATGACTGAAAACAACGTGCCTAAGACGGCCAAAAAAACCAGGTGGACCTCCAGGGAGGTCGGGCTCATCGCCGTTGTTGCCTTGCTATTGATCATTGTCGTTGCCCTTATCATCGTCTTTGCCACTCAACAGACTG CTGAAATCTGTACTACAGCTGACTGCACTCGATCAG CGGCTCGCCTGATCGAGAACATGGATTCCAGCGTTGATCCTTGTGACAACTTTTACCAATATGCTTGCGGGGGATGGATAAAAAAGAATATAATCCCTGAAACCAGCTCAAGATACAGCACCTTTGTTGTCCTGCGAGATGAACTGACCGTTGTCCTGAAAG gtgttcttgaaaaaaatgtggagGATGAATCAGAAGCTCTCAGAAAGGCCAAGAACCTCTACAGGTCCTGCTGCAATGAGA GTTTGACTGAAGAAAAAGGGGGTGGACCTTTGCTCATGTCATTGCCTGATTTGCAAGAGTGGCCTATCGCTGTGGACAACTGGGATGCCAACTatg GTAAAACATGGCGTGTGGAGGATGTCTTAGCCAAATTAACTGTCAAATACCAGAATCCACTCCTTGTCTCCATGTACGTTGACATCGATGAGCGGGACTCTAAATCACACATCATTCAT TTTGAGCAGCAGCATACCTTGGACCTGTGGTCCAAAAGTCACTATGCTTGTAATGGATCTTACGAAgag GCGTGCCGGCTATACAAGCAGTTTGCCATTGACCTTGTGAAGTTGATCCGCACAGACCGAGGTCTGTCCTTCAACGAGACGATAGTCGAAGAAGAAGTGACACGGATAATGGAGTTGGAAAGGCGAATTGCCGAG GCTAACGATCCCCCAAGCGTCTCTAGTGATCGGGAGTTACGTTACAATAAGATGGAACTTGGCGATCTCAACAGCAATTTCACCTTTGAAGTTGAAACAATG CCGTTTAACTGGAGTTATTTCACCGCCCAGATAATGAATACAGTCAACataactgtcacagacacagaGGAAGTCATAAACCTGAACCCCAATTATTTCAAAAAGCTTAACCAACTGTTGGCCCGATTCACAAAGAG GGATGTGCAGAACTACTTGATGTGGGGTTTCGCTTCACAGGTGGTGGTGCACTTGAGTAGAGCATACAAGGACACAGCCAAAGCATTCAAAAAG GCAATGAATGGTGCAACGGCAGAGGAACCTATGTGGCGTCAGTGCGTCGGGTTTGTCAGTAGCGCCATGTACAATGCCGTTGGGCGACTATATGTGCAGGAGGCGTTTTCCGACAACAGCAAAAAGATG ATGGAAGACATGATTAAAGAGATCCGGGATGTCTTTATCAGTAACCTTAAGGAACTGACATGGATGGATGCAGTCACTAAAAAAGCAGCGGAGGAAAAG GTTCGAGCTATTCGGGAACAAATCGGCTACTCGGACAGCATCATGGATGACCAATACCTCAACAACGAGTACAAAGAA TTAAACTATAGCACAAAGGAGTACTTTGAAAACATCGTACACACTGCATCCTACAACAACAAGAGAATGTTGCAGAAACTCAGAGTGGAAGTCAACAAAGATGA GTGGGTGTCAGGGGCAGCAATCATTAACGCCTTCTACTCATCAAAAAACATCATAA TATTCCCTGCTGGCATCCTGCAGCCGCCATTCTTCAGTAAAGGCCAGCCTGCATCTCTTAACTACGGGGGAATCGGTATGGTCATTGGCCACGAGGTTATGCATGGATTTGACAATATCG GTCGTAAATACGATAAAAACGGCGACCTGAAGGACTGGTGGACGGAGGATTCTGCCCAAAGGTTCTTGGAACTGTCGGCATGCATCGTCGATCAGTATGCCAACTTCTCTTGGGACTTGGCCAACGGACTTAAT CTTAAAGGTAATAACACCCTCGGGGAGAACATTGCTGACAATGGTGGAGTACGACATGCCTATCAG GCCTATAAGAACAATGTCAAGAAACATGGTGAGGAGGCCCAGCTACCAGGACTTCACCTTAACCATGATCAactatttttcctcaattttgcTCAG ATTTGGTGTGGAACCTATCGACTAGAAGATGCTTTGAGTTCCATCCAATCGGACCGCCACAGTCCAGGAGAGTTCAG GGTACTGGGCTCTCTTCAGAACTTCCCCGAGTTTGCTAAAGCCTACAACTGCAACAGCAGCAGCTACATGGTGTCAGATAAGGTGTGCCGCGTGTGGTGA
- the LOC144200644 gene encoding extracellular calcium-sensing receptor-like: MPSDFFQVDALVQLVKHFGWTWVGVISGDDAYGINGANIFAHHVRKLGACVALHEVIPKNRAQKAISAIISNIRSSGARVVLVFAVEQDAAALFDEVLREGLNGIQWLASEAWSTAAVLSTPKKYHAVLQGSMGFAIRRVHIPGLRDFLLRLNPASPGADNDPFLISFWEEVFQCSLREGGVQPSCTGEEDLKNVENIYSDVSQLRISYNVYKAVYAIVYALRSMGGCDDGKGPFALQACPDKHGILPWQLLHYIKQVEYFTSFGDEIAFDRNGDPAAMYDLVNWQLTPSEGIKFVTIGKFDESVSNRQQTFQIQTADVVWNGNQTQVPLSVCSSICPPGTRKAIRPNFPICCHDCVVCTAGEISNQTDAIECVRCLPEFWSNEKRTACIPKQVEFLSFSDTMGITLMAISLMGCFCTCAVVFVFSYHRSTPVVKANNSRLSFLLLFSLTLCFLCSLTFIGRPSQWSCMLRRTAFGITFVLCISCILGKTIVVLMAFKASLPGSQVMKWFGPTQQKVIISLCTLVQVLICTVWLTVAPPTPRKLIPRESAIVILLCDEGSPVAFGLVLGYIGLLACLCLLLAFLARKLPDNFNEARLITFSMLIFCAVWVAFVPAYISSPGKYSTVTEVFAILASSYGLLGCIFAPKCYLILFRPQKNTRKHIMSRMDKF; encoded by the exons ATGCCCAGTGATTTCTTCCAG GTTGATGCACTTGTCCAACTGGTCAAACATTTTGGCTGGACTTGGGTGGGCGTGATTTCAGGCGATGATGCGTACGGCATAAATGGTGCAAACATTTTTGCTCATCAC GTTCGAAAATTAGGCGCATGTGTGGCTCTCCATGAAGTCATCCCTAAGAACCGAGCCCAGAAGGCCATTTCAGCCATCATTTCTAATATCCGCTCCTCTGGGGCACGGGTGGTCCTGGTGTTTGCCGTGGAACAGGATGCAGCGGCGCTCTTTGACGAAGTTCTCAG GGAGGGTCTCAATGGAATCCAGTGGCTGGCCAGCGAGGCTTGGAGTACAGCAGCTGTTCTGTCCACACCCAAAAAGTACCACGCTGTCCTCCAGGGTTCCATGGGCTTCGCCATCCGTCGAGTGCACATTCCAGGCCTGCGTGACTTTCTGCTACGCCTGAATCCGGCTAGCCCCGGTGCTGACAATGACCCTTTTCTGATATCGTTTTGGGAAGAGGTTTTCCAATGCAGCCTTAGAGAGGGAGGTGTTCAGCCATCATGCACTGGAGAGGAAGATctgaaaaatgtggaaaatatcTACTCGGATGTGTCCCAACTGAGGATCTCCTACAATGTTTATAAAGCGGTGTACGCTATTGTCTATGCGCTGAGAAGCATGGGAGGCTGTGACGATGGGAAAGGACCTTTTGCTCTACAAGCGTGTCCAGATAAACATGGGATACTGCCATGGCAG CTGCTCCATTACATTAAACAAGTGGAGTACTTCACCTCCTTTGGGGATGAAATCGCATTTGACAGAAACGGTGACCCGGCGGCCATGTACGACCTGGTCAATTGGCAGCTGACACCAAGCGAGGGGATAAAGTTCGTCACCATCGGGAAGTTTGACGAGAGTGTCTCCAACAGACAACAGACCTTCCAAATCCAGACCGCGGATGTGGTGTGGAATGGCAACCAGACCCAA GTCCCACTTTCAGTATGCAGCAGCATTTGCCCGCCAGGCACCCGCAAGGCCATCCGACCTAACTTCCCTATCTGCTGCCATGATTGCGTGGTTTGTACAGCAGGGGAGATTAGCAATCAGACCG ATGCAATAGAGTGTGTACGTTGCCTGCCGGAGTTCTGGTCCAACGAAAAGAGGACGGCGTGCATCCCCAAACAGGTGGAGTTCCTGTCGTTCAGCGACACCATGGGCATCACGCTGATGGCGATATCCCTCATGGGCTGCTTCTGCACCTGCGCCGTGGTTTTTGTCTTCTCCTACCACAGGAGCACGCCCGTGGTCAAGGCCAACAACTCCAGGCTGAGCTTCCTGCTGCTTTTCTCCTTAACTTTGTGTTTCCTGTGCTCACTCACCTTCATCGGTCGACCCTCCCAGTGGTCGTGCATGCTGCGCCGCACGGCATTCGGCATCACCTTTGTACTCTGCATCTCTTGCATCTTGGGGAAGACTATTGTTGTGTTGATGGCGTTTAAGGCTTCACTTCCTGGGAGTCAGGTTATGAAGTGGTTTGGGCCTACTCAGCAAAAAGTCATCATTAGCCTTTGCACACTAGTACAG GTGCTCATTTGCACAGTGTGGCTGACCGTGGCCCCCCCGACCCCTCGCAAGTTAATACCCCGCGAGAGCGCCATTGTTATTCTGCTATGTGACGAGGGCTCGCCAGTGGCCTTCGGTTTGGTTCTGGGATATATCGGCCTGTTGGCATGCCTCTGCCTCCTCTTGGCCTTCCTGGCTCGCAAGCTTCCGGATAATTTCAACGAGGCGCGCCTGATCACATTCAGTATGCTGATATTCTGCGCAGTGTGGGTGGCCTTTGTCCCAGCGTACATTAGCTCCCCTGGAAAGTACTCCACGGTGACGGAGGTGTTTGCCATTCTTGCATCCAGCTATGGCCTGCTAGGATGCATCTTTGCACCAAAGTGCTACTTAATTCTTTTTAGGCCCCAAAAGAACACCAGGAAACATATTATGTCCAGAATGGACAAGTTTTag
- the LOC144200096 gene encoding extracellular calcium-sensing receptor-like: MLGGIFSLHRSWKDRQDSYEQKPQLLECTSLNFRGFQFAQAMIFAIEEINNHTELLPGLSLGYKIYDSCGSIARGVKVALALTSGDTEGPMEELCTRPAQVQGIVGETSSSPCMAIATVVGPFHIPLISHFATCACLSDKVKYPSFLRTIPSDYYQSRALAQLVKYFGWTWVGAIRTNDDYGNNGMATFIENAQELGICLEYSVSFFRTDPPDKIQNIIDVIKASTSKVIVTFLSHLDLDVLIHQLSYHNLTGYQWVGTESWIFDSHTAVMDRKHILNGAIGLSIPKVHVSGMREFMLDVKHLNSSGDDTFRQFYETLFNCNLDGTKSSAEIQCSGFEDLSNVQNSFTDMSLMPIFNNVYKAVYAVGHAIHDILGCNTTCNTTMKLNSFAILQQVKKIRFRTKDGDEVHFNENGDPPAKYEIINWQPTANGAIKFVTVGFYDAVADIQLKVFKRSLIWAQNSQKVPVSVCSEKCHPGTRKVLQKGKPICCYDCVKCAEGEISNITDSVTCVRCHPEFWSNEKRDTCTKKKAEFLSYQEVMGTLLTLASLFGCCLTVTVACVFFKYRKTPIVRTNNSELSFLLLLSLTLCFLCSLTFIGQPTQWSCLLRHTAFGITFVLCISCILGKTVVVLMAFGSTKPHNHVMKWFGPLQQRLSVLALTLIQIIICVLWLVIAPPFPFKNFKEFKDKIILECAVGSAVGFWAVLGYIGILAMLCFILAFLARKLPDNFNEAKLITFSMLIFCAVWITFIPAYVSSPGKFSVAVEIFAILASSFGLLICIFVPKCYIIVMQPEKNTKKTVRSKSTIKSF, from the exons ATGTTGGGGGGGATTTTTTCTCTACATCGCAGCTGGAAAGACCGTCAAGATAGCTACGAGCAAAAGCCACAACTACTAGAGTGCACCAG TTTGAATTTTAGAGGGTTCCAGTTTGCCCAGGCTATGATCTTTGCAATCGAGGAGATCAATAACCACACCGAGCTGTTGCCCGGCCTTTCTCTCGGATACAAAATCTATGATTCTTGTGGCTCTATTGCTAGAGGAGTGAAGGTTGCTTTGGCTTTGACCAGCGGGGATACAGAGGGTCCGATGGAAGAGCTTTGCACAAGACCAGCCCAAGTGCAGGGCATTGTGGGAGAGACGTCGTCCTCTCCTTGCATGGCTATAGCCACTGTCGTTGGACCTTTTCACATCCCTCTG ATCAGCCACTTTGCCACTTGTGCTTGTCTCAGTGATAAAGTCAAATACCCATCATTTCTCAGAACAATACCCAGTGATTATTACCAGAGTAGAGCTCTAGCCCAGCTGGTCAAGTACTTTGGGTGGACCTGGGTAGGAGCAATCAGAACCAATGATGATTATGGCAATAACGGAATGGCCACATTCATAGAAAATGCCCAAGAACTTGGTATTTGTCTTGAGTACTCGGTTTCTTTCTTTAGGACAGATCCACcagacaaaatacaaaatataattgaTGTTATTAAGGCTTCCACATCAAAAGTAATTGTTACCTTCCTCTCTCACTTGGACCTGGATGTGTTAATACACCAACTGTCTTATCATAACTTGACCGGCTATCAATGGGTTGGCACAGAGTCTTGGATTTTTGATTCCCACACAGCAGTTATGGATAGAAAACACATCCTTAACGGAGCCATTGGGCTATCCATTCCCAAAGTACATGTCAGCGGCATGAGGGAGTTCATGTTGGACGTGAAACACCTGAATTCATCAGGTGATGACACTTTCAGGCAATTCTATGAGACGTTATTCAACTGTAATCTTGATGGGACAAAATCATCAGCTGAGATTCAGTGCAGTGGTTTTGAAGACCTCAGCAATGTTCAAAACAGCTTCACCGATATGTCACTCATGCCGATTTTTAACAACGTCTATAAAGCTGTGTATGCCGTGGGCCATGCCATTCATGACATTCTGGGATGTAACACAACGTGTAATACAACAATGAAGCTAAACTCATTTGCA ATTTTACAGCAGGTGAAGAAGATTCGATTCAGAACTAAAGATGGAGATGAGGTTCACTTCAATGAAAATGGGGATCCACCAGCCAAATATGAAATTATAAACTGGCAGCCAACAGCAAATGGGGCAATCAAATTTGTCACAGTTGGGTTTTATGACGCCGTTGCGGATATACAGCTAAAAGTGTTTAAAAGATCTCTGATTTGGGCACAGAACtcacagaag GTCCCTGTATCGGTTTGCAGCGAGAAATGCCACCCAGGGACACGCAAAGTTCTGCAGAAAGGAAAGCCAATCTGTTGCTATGACTGCGTCAAGTGCGCCGAGGGGGAAATCAGCAACATCACAG ATTCTGTCACATGTGTGCGATGCCACCCAGAGTTCTGGTCAAATGAGAAGAGAGACACTTGTACAAAGAAGAAAGCAGAGTTTCTGTCATACCAGGAGGTTATGGGGACTCTGCTCACCTTGGCATCGTTATTTGGTTGCTGCCTGACGGTCACCGTAGCCTGTGTTTTCTTCAAATACAGGAAGACGCCCATTGTCAGGACCAACAACTCAGAACTGAGTTTTCTCCTGCTCCTATCTTTAACTCTGTGCTTTCTTTGCTCTCTGACATTCATAGGCCAGCCCACCCAGTGGTCCTGTCTCCTACGACACACTGCGTTTGGCATTACTTTTGTGCTTTGTATTTCTTGTATACTGGGGAAAACTGTTGTGGTGTTGATGGCATTTGGTTCCACAAAACCTCACAATCATGTCATGAAGTGGTTTGGGCCTCTTCAGCAAAGACTCAGTGTTCTGGCACTCACTCTCATTCAGATTATCATATGTGTCCTTTGGCTCGTAATTGCTCCAccatttcctttcaaaaatTTCAAGGAGTTTAAAGATAAAATCATCTTGGAGTGTGCTGTAGGTTCAGCTGTTGGCTTCTGGGCTGTACTAGGTTACATAGGAATCCTGGCTATGTTGTGTTTTATTCTGGCATTTCTGGCACGCAAGCTGCCTGATAACTTTAATGAAGCTAAACTGATCACATTCAGCATGCTGATATTTTGTGCAGTGTGGATCACTTTTATTCCAGCCTATGTCAGCTCCCCGGGAAAGTTCAGTGTCGCTGTAGAGATATTTGCAATATTGGCTTCCAGTTTTGGActgctcatttgcatatttgttCCTAAATGTTACATTATAGTAATGCAACCGGAGAAAAACACTAAGAAGACTGTCAGAAGTAAAAGTACAATAAAATCCTTTTGA